From Salarias fasciatus chromosome 8, fSalaFa1.1, whole genome shotgun sequence:
cctgttagaggttctggtgatgaatatgtcagggcacattgtacacagcattaaaaatgtggaacatatttacggtggaaaataagtatttttaaggttgtaaaactccttaatgcacctttaaaggaaggaaggagctgAAAACTCCTGCTGGTCTCAGAGGAAACAACTGGAAACGTTTCTGGATTTGATTCAAGGTGAACTTTTAACCGTCTGAAACAATCCGACGGTCCAGCGCTCAATAAATGTGAATTTAGCAGCAATTTAAGATTGAATTGAAGTGTTTGTGGTCTGATCTCCTTTATTCAGTCctgagagagaggacagaggacagaggagagacgAGAGACGAGTCTCCTCCCTCATCCTCCCATAATGATCAGTGTGTCGGTTCGACGCTCTGATTCCTGTAATTACGTCCAGGATGGAGGGTCTGATCAGAGCTTCCATCTTTTATTTCCAGATAATCACTAAGCGACAGCCGGACTGCAGAGACTTCAGGACAGAGTCTcagactccagctggaggacacgTCCAAAAATTTAAGTTTCCCTCAAGTTATgtgattttatttcaaacactGGACAATCAGTGAAGACATTCTCCTTCATTCTGACAACTTTCAGCGTAATAACAGAGAAATAAATCCAGCTTCTCTTCTGGTCTCTCATTACTGCTGGAATCTGATCCTTCAGACTCAAACTCATCGTACAGGAAGACGGCTGCTTCTTGTTCTCTTCCCCGTCCCACCGTTTGACACGGTTCCTTCTGGACATCAATCAGGAAGCAGACAGAAGACGTTTGGCTCAGATCGTCAGAAGATGATTCGGATCCGAGCAGATCGGCTCTAATGAAGCCCAGCGAGGCGCCGGGCCCGAGCGTCTCCTGGAGCTCAGGCATTCCGGACCAGagtggagcctcttgtgggccggcTGCGGCCCGAGGGCCTCGTGTTGAACACCACGTCTGACATTAGTCCCATTAGCGTGGTGTCAGTGAACGCCTCGGCCCGGTGTGGCTTTCAGACCAAAGCGGCGGCTGTGAAAGTGAGTCAGCCGCCGCTCCCCCTCCTttgcccccccctcccgccccccgcccccccgcccccccgccgcgGATCGGCGCTCGgctccagcaggtggaggagcagcagagcagcagagcagccggAGGGGAGGATGAACCCGCCCGAGACAAGGCGGCGTCTCGTCCAGAACATGAGTCACTTCAGGACCGATTCCCGCTCAGGGGAGCAGGTCGGCTCCCGGAACAGCCCTGAGAGGGGGGGGGCAGCCCGGCGGGCGGCCACCGGATACTCTAAACGCTCTGGACGCTCCGcctggctgcaggtggagctgggggaGGAGTCAACAGAGGCTGACGCCGGCTTCACAGTGGATGTGTTCCGGACGCCACAACTGACCCGTAGTCATTACAATCAATGCTGTGGTTCAcactggctccggtccggtccggctccggtccggctccggtccggctccggtccggtccggtccggtccagctccggtccggctccggtccagctccggtccagctccggaACCCATCGGGAGTTCCGGAAACTTTTCGCCAGCATCCTATTTTTCTGGACGCCGCAGCCCTGCCACGTGAATCCAGACAGAAGTCGGGCGCTGGAAGGAAACTCAACgtgtgttccaaaataagtgacttcaaaataaaatctgtcgtgtttttgccttgatATTCTACTTTCTAtttcttctggtagaaaacagaagaaacatcCTGACGTCGTCGTTGTGCGCACTAGAAGAATGAACGCTTCCttcttcgtcactgcaggaaagtcaaacgacgcGCTGGAGACCCGGAGCCGCTCTGCGTTGCCAGATCGGGCGGTTTTCTgtcaaatcaagcttctttttgaaCACGTGTGGCGGGCtgatgatgtttttattgtacaaaCGCAGTTTTTACGATTTTAACGTGTATTTCCTGCGGAGATGGCGGTCTGGGCTGAGAGAGCGACGGATCTGGCAACCCCCTCCAGCGGACCGGAGACCACCGGAGCCGGTGTGAGGCCGGCCTGAGGCACAGAGCGTCCTGAAATAAAGAGTGTGCTGCGGTGTGAggctgtggccccgccccccggcgccgcggcgctccGGCCTGTTTATGGTAATGTGCTTCAGATTCCAGACGCTGCCGGGACATTCCTGTGGCCAGACTGGACTTCAGCGGAGTCCCTGAGCTCCGGGACGCCGTCCTCCACAATAAAACACCCTGATCCCAGACAGGCCTGGCCCGCagcgggaccaggaccaggaccaggatccgggtccgggtccgggtccgggtctggaGGCTGGAGCACGGAGCGTTCTGCACATGGACTTTGGTTTTATTGCAGCGGGAGGAACAAAGACTGAagagcaaacagcagctggactctgagccaggaggaggagccaggaggccAGGACCCGGTCTACAGACcacaaacataaggcccgcagCCCACAGAGGGTCCAGATAATGAGTCCCGGGCCGCTTGGCGCTCAGCGGTTGAGGATCAGAGACGTCCACACGCCTGCCGTCCATCTGCGCCCCAGAGGACGGCGAGCAGGAAGCCGGCCGCCGTTCAGccctctgctcttcctccacgatgaggtcaaaggtcaaaccaCTCACCGCAGGCTCAGTGTCAGTAGGAATACTCGAGACTCGCTCCAGTCTGTCTTCacacaaaccaacacacacttcagcccTGCTGCAGTTTCATCGCTCATATTTAGTTACTGACAGTAATCTGATACAACAGTTCCTCCAAagtaaaagaacaaaacaaactacaacccagctcacacacacacacacacacacacacacacacacacacacacacacacacacacacacacacacacacacacacacacacacacacacacacacacacacacacacacacacacacacacacagtgagagtgGTTTTTCccctggtgggcggagccaccAGAGTCAATAAGGAAGTGAGTTTTACAGTCGagacaataaaactctgaacGTGACGAAACGTTAAAGTCTTCCGGGAGGAAAACGGCTCCACGGCGAAGCTTTCAGAACCGTCggcagcgagcggcggcggtTCTCCTGCTCCAGTGAGGAGGGTGGTCTGCAGGCTCCCagagagccaatcagagcggaGCGTTTGTTTGGTTCCACGGTTCCCCTCCTGAGCGGCTCCCAGTCCGGCCCGGACGGCTTATCTGCCGACGGCCGATGTGGGAAAAATCCCCGGAGCCTCCAGGAATCTGGTTCAGCCGTTATCCCGCCAGACAtctcagcaaaacaaaaagagagagagggagcaggagcGGGCGAGCGAGCCCGGGCATCTGCTGGGATCTATTTGGAGACTGGGAGGTTCCGGGAAGAACCGGCCGCAGGGCGCCGCCGCAAGTCCAACAGCCAGAACCAGGAACAGCCCAGCCAGAGAGACGGGATACGGCTCCTGATCCAGGACCGACCGGACCCCGACCCCCCAGGACTGAACCCCGACCCCCTGGAGCAAACCCTAACCCCGACCCCCCAGGACTGAACCCCGACCCCctggaccaaaccctaaccctgaccccgaccccccAGGACTGAACCCCGACCCCctggaccaaaccctaaccctgaccccgaccccccAGGACTGAACCCCGACCCCctggaccaaaccctaaccctgaccccgacccacCAGGACTGAACCCCGACCCCCTGGAgcaaaccctaaccctgaccccgacccacCAGGACTGAACCCTGACCCCCCACCAGCCTGGACCGGCTCCAGCAGCGCTAAACAGACTTTATCAGGGTGACGTTAGACTGAGAAgctgttgacctttgaccttctgCCCCTGCAGAGCCGCCCGTCCGGATCATTCTATCTGCTGCGGCAGCAGACGACACCGAGGAGACGTCCACCACCCAGCCTGCacccctccctcgctcgctcgtGCACGAGCGTGCACGTCTGCAGACGACAGGAAAAGCGGGAGAGAAAAAGGAAGCAGGCCACGCCCTCCAGAAATAACAACGTGCACACgcctccggcggcggcggcgccgtcctCCTGCCCCTCCAGCGCAGCTCGTCCAGGAGCCCGGCTGTATAAACAGCGTTCGCCGCCGTGCTCGCTGGGAAACGTGCACGCCGCCGTGCACGCTGCTGTTCCTGATGGGACTGAGCGGGACGAGTTCCTCACTGAGCCGagaggaagcggagcggcgtcTCAGGACGGACGCTGACGGAACGGACTCACTGCTACAGGACCAGGGGGTCAAACACGAGGCCCGTGGGCTAAAACCGGCCTACAGGAGGCTCTAATCTGGCCCAGCAAACCACCAAGGAAATGTCTTCCTCTGAAAGGCCGAGTGATTCGGAGAAGATTCGGCCGAATGCGACGTGCAGAACATGGAGCGTCTTTCACCCGGTTCTGCGCAGCGTTCTCTGATTTTATCTGCGAAAAGcagcaaataaataaactttacttaaaaatctaaagaaaacactgatctgttctttctcttctttctcttttttctcttctgtcaacgaatgaaatgaaaactgaactgaCTGAGAGCAGAACCCAGAGACTCGAGGGAGACGCCTGGATGCCACCAAGCTAGCCGcaaagccgtgctgtcaggggggaaatacccagaatgcaacagtcCCAGAATCCCAGGatcccctccatccctcacaAGCATGAGCCTGATTAAGTCCCAGAGGAAAAacgccgccgcagcagcagctggttccAGATGAAGCGTCGTGGGGTGAACGCAGCGGCGCAGAGGTTTCGCttcatctcttcttcttcttcggtttgAAATGAGCTGAAGGTAAACTGACCGCAGGAGGACAGAATATTGTTACAGATGTGTTTCTACCTGAACAGTAACTTTGCTGTTTCCTGTGTGTTGAACTATGAGCAGAAATAAAGCATTCACTCACTGacttcattcattcgttcattctAATGTGTTCTTAGTGTTTCATCTGCTCCAGGTTCTgagtttcagtcatttttaacTTCACATCTTCAAAGCtgatttccttctttcttctcttgtttTATCATCATTATATCTTTAGGTAGAAGTGAATGaaagttcattcattcattcattcattcattcattcattgcttCCCTCGGcctgtgagtgagtgtgtgtgtgtgtgtgtgtcttctggcAGCTCTTCGGGGTGTGTGAGCAGCGACGCTGTGACGAAGGTCTCCCATCACACAGCGAATCGCCAGGGATCGGCTGAGGGATCGTCTGGGGGGGTCAGCTGGATCACCTGGGGGGGTCGGATGGGTCAGttggggcggggaggggggtcaGCTGGGGGGGGTCGGCTCAGGGATCGTCTTGCAGCTCCACAGATGGcagaggtgaggagggaggcggagcaAACCGACTCCTCCGCCCGTCTGAAGCGTAACGTTAGCTCAGGCCGCCTGGAGCCCCTGACAACACTGagccagaccagaccagaccagacccagacccagacccagacccagacccagaccagaccagaccagaccagaccagaccagaccagacccagacccagacccagacccagacccagacccagaccagacccagacccagacccagacccagacccagaccagacccagacccagacccagacccagacccagacccagaccagacccagacccagacccagacccagacccagacccagaccagacccagacccagacccagacccagaccagaccagaccagacccagacccagatccagaccagacccagagacCTGGATCTGCTTCATGAAGGTCTGACTCCACTGATCTGATCTCACCTCCAGACAAAGACGCTTTTCAAAGGTGAGACAGACAATACAGTTCAAACCAGGTCTGCATGAAAGGAATGTATGTCaacgcggtgtgtgtgtgtgtgtgtgtgtgtgtgtgtgtgtgtgtgtgtgtgtgtgtgtgtgtgtgtgtgtgtgtgtgtgtgtgtgtgtgtgtgtgtgtgtgtgtgtgtgtgtgttgggtggaGCCCCATGCATTTCTTTCCAAAGGGAAATACCGGTTTGATCAGAGAGCTCCAAAATGGAATGTGAGCTTATTAACGATAACATTTCAATACAAGTATCTTTctattcaacacacacacacacacacacacgcacagataAGTGTGTAACATGTAGCAGTGTGTGACGCCACCCTGAGCTCCAGCCGTCATTCATCAGCCTCAGTATGAAACATAAATCAGATTTtatcagtttttctgttttcatgtttcactgTGATTCTGACTGCTTCAGATAACAGACTCTCATCTTAAAGTGTGGATcataacgtgtccaccagagtgttttggggttgttggattgtgtatttgatgagtttgacgagggggaacaaaaataccatccacttccattgtgtccgtcccgaaaaccttcccctcctcacctctgaataaacaacagctcgcctcacagaaacagtcagtctgctgttctaatgactgaggagttgagctaaatgggccaatttgccaaaacgTTGAAGAATCCCTTTAAActgctcttttcttctttaataTTTGTTGAACTGCTCCAGGTTTAAACCTGGTGTTACAGTCCGTACCGTCAGCTCTCAGCAGAGTCTGGGAGgcgtctgcatgttcttcctgagcatTTCAAACCAATTTGAGTCTCTGAATGGAGAAAAGGTTTGGATTTCAATGTGACCGAGTGTGTCagtgtcctgtgatggaccgaACTGTCCAGGGTCAAACCCGTCCTGTCACCGACCCGTCCAGTAACCGACCCGTCCAGTAACCGACCCGTCCTGTCACCGACCCGTCCAGTAACCGACCCGTCCTGTCACCGACCCGTCCTGTCACCGACCCGTCCAGTAACCGACCCGTCCTGTCACCGACCCGTCCTGTCACCGACCCGTCCTGTCACCGACCCGTCCTGTCACCGACCCGTCCTGTCACCGACCCGTCCTGTCACCGACCCGTCCTGTAACCGACCCGTCCTGTCACCGACCCGTCCAGTAACCGACCCGTCCTGTCACCGACCCGTCCTGTCACCGACCCGTCCTGTCACCGACCCGTCCTGTAACCGACCCGTCCTGTCACCGACCCGTCCTGTCACCGACCCGTCCTGTCACCGACCCGTCCTGTCACCGACCCGTCCTGTAACCGACCCGTCCTGTCACCGACCCGACCTGTAACCGACCCGTCCTGTCACCGACCCGTCCAGTAACCGACCCGTCCAGTAACCGACCCGTCCAGTAACCGACCCGTCCTGTCACCGACCCGTCCTGTAACCGACCCGTCCAGTAACCGACCCGTCCAGTAACTGACCCGTCCAGTAACCGACCCGTCCTGTAACCGACCCGTCCAGTAACCAACCCGTCCTCACTCTCAGCTGAGTTGGATCCAGAGCTTTCTCTCTGAGTTTGATCAAGGTTTATTAAATACACCCCACATGGACTTCTTTGcactaaataaagaaaataatcagTTGAGGTTACTTTGCCTTTATTTGACCCGTCTGACCTTCTGTGTCACTctgaacaggaagctgcagactCCTGCCTGACCTTTGAACCTCCCTGATCTGAGCCTCAGTTCAAAGCAGAGTCACTGTCTTCATCCTGCAACTAATTCATAGGATTAGGTGGatgatttcacacacacacacacacacacacacacacacacacacacacacacacacacacacacacacacagtgtgtgttgacTGACAGCCCCCGTGGAGCTGTTGGGACCCCGGTGGAGGGTCTCCCGGAGGTCAGTGACCCCTGCGGTCTCCTACCTGAGCTTGAGGTTCGCCATGAACTCCTCCATGGACACGTTGTCCAGGAGAACAAAGTCCGCCTTCCCGAACTCCAGACTCTCGTGCTCGGCCATGCTTCCCCCGCTGCTCGCGCCGCTCCGGTGATAAAAACAgggtccggtccggtcccggAGGCGGATCCAGGTGATGCCCGCAggttttccctccctcctcacagGACGGCGGCGCGCTCCGTGCGCGTGTCCCCGCGGTGCCGGCTCACTGTGGACCTCCGCTCATGGTACTTCCGGGACGTCTGAAGCGTTTCTCCGCGGCGGTTCCTCTGCCAGGGACGGAGAATCACCGCTGGAACTCCCTCGCCTCCATAACAACTTTCCACTTGTGGCAGAAATGTTTCCTCGCCCCGTTACGCCGCgcgcaggccccgcccccttttttCCAGACCGCCTCCTCGGTGGAGCTTCCGCCAATCAGAGCCCGGCTGGCTCCCTAATCCCCGCCCCCGGTCTGCtccctaagccccgccccctgtcaGTCAGCGTGTCAGCGTAAAAGCATCAGAAATATTCATGAAGAccaccagaccggaccggaccgagCCAAAccgagccgggccgggccaAACCGCGCCCGCCTCTCGCTCTGAGACATTTTTCCAGTGACGGGCGCCGCTCGGCTGTGAAACACTGCCGGGAAAAGCGTCTCTTCTCCGGGCTGCAGCTCCGGGAGGCCCGCTGTGACCATAAAAGGGAAAAGTCGGGCTCGTGGCGGGAATGAATGCAGGCGGCACATCTGGAGCTCACATCTGTTTGCTTTGGAGGCGAAGCCTCGCTTTCATCCTCTTACAGCCGGAAAAGCTGTGGACACAAACTGTACCAGCCTCAAACTGGTGTTAGTGCGCCACCTGCTGACTAATACACGCAAGTGCTTCTACTGTCAACTTGTAATGAAGtgaagcatcatgggaaatgtagGAACACCTTCACTCACAAGGCTTTTCTTCAAATCATCCACTCCGAAGGGAGTTGGATGTGATGATGGAGAGCAgtatgaatatatttttttaatgatagtCTCaacctgaaaccagctgaaagtgttttttttattggctgCTTTGttgtaaaagaaacaaatacTCATTTATGTCAAACTGTGTTCTTTTAATAAACCATCTTCTGCTTGTTTATGAAAACAGTTTCtttctcctgttgtttttgtccagcaggtcatttttttttttaaatataattgtTTTCTCGgtatttgaaatgcaaaaataaacattttaattgcaGGGGAGGATGTaagaacatattttgtgcgcacCATGCACAGtctcaaattaactggttttaCACTGCTGGAAGCCTCCAGAATAACCAGAGGAAACCTTCACGCTTCACACAGAAGGGCCCATAAATTCACCGTGGATTCAAACCAGGGACCTGTtagagcaaaccactgcacacCTGTGCAGCGCCGGTTTGCTCCTAAGAACAGAAACAGATATGAAtgcagatgaaagaaaagaggaatttCACTATAAACTGaagttttcagttgaaatacTGAATTTGTGTGAAAAGTTTAGTTTGATCTTCACATCCTTGAAGCTGCTGATGGAAACTAACTTCCGGCAGACTCAGTGAGGTTTGTGCGCCACCTTGTGTAAAATAGGTGCAATTACAGTCTGTAGAtaaaacagcagagcagcgtcGTTCGGCTCATTTCTCTGACCTGTTCTGGATTTTCCCTATTTCTAATACACACAAAGATTGAGTTTTTTAGTTCTGTGCAGTGTCTTCAACTCTTCTTGGATGATCACCGAAcagaaattcaaaataatacagaaagaaaaataattctGGACAACCTGTTTCCATTCACCTCATTATCATGAATCAAGTTCATgtcaacattaaaacaaagcatCAGTTTGATCCATTAAATTCaattcctcctctcctccatacTGATGATGAATCATCGACCCGTGAGGAAGCTTCACTCCGATTCCCTCCACTGCACCAGCAGCGAGCCGCCGAACGTGATGGTGACGGAGGCGGCGTCGGCCCAGGACTGGCCGCCGTCCTGCGTGACGTAGACCACGGCGCCGCGGTTCAGGAGGGTCATGTAGGTGCTGAGGCTGCCGGCGCTGGAGGCCCGGGGCAGCAGGGTGCGCGACACGGCCACCCAGTAGTCGTTCACCACCAGCCACAGGTCGGTCTTCAGCCCGGCGCCCGACGCCTGGGTGGAGAAGAAGAACTGGTACACGCCCCTGACCGGCGCCCGGAACACGCCGCTCCACCTGTTGAAGGCGCGCCCCGTGTTGACCAGCACTCGGCTGTATTTGATCCTCTTCACTTTGCCGGTGAGCGGAGCGGGGAAGGAGGCGAAGAAGTGGACCTTCATGGGAACTGGAGGGACAGGAGAGGGTGAACAGTGACCACACcatggtgcattgtgggaaaacaaccagcagcaggtTACGATGAAGTGGCTGACGTGCGAAATTAAAAATCAGAATGTTTTTCCAGCAAgttaaagacattaaaatgaagtgTGGCGCCTCGTTAGCCAACGAGAAGAAGGATACAATGAAGAACGGCATCagggtgcattgtgggaaatgtagGAGCAGAAGTTTCCTCCAGATCCTCTACTTTTTAGCAAGTATAGAGGATATCCAGAACTAGCTGGAAGATTATATTGAAGAGTATAATCAGTTATAATCTCTGGTTATAGTGTAACTAGTGTAACTGTTACCAGAGAGAAATTCCAATcagatttttaaagtttttattgaaAGGGAAAACATTTAAGAACCTCGGGTCTCGAACTGAAATGAGCCAAAGTGCGTTTTCCCTCCAACGCTACTTTTGTTGTTTGAGTTTTACAAAATAAAGTAATCTTGAAGGCTTTtagttatttttacattttagtgtttttcaggattcaaaatgaaaaatactgaCTCTAATTTGTTTCCTGAAACTGATCTGATTTTAAGGAATGCAGCAGCTAATTCACAGTCAGTAACCACGAGCAGATTATCAGTGAATACAGCTGAAGTGAAGTCAGGCTGAACAACAAATCAACATCAGTCAAACATGAACATCAACAAGTTATTCTGGATCATTAAAAAGTAgaaacaggtgaaaacagaatcttacttgtgtttttcttcttacatCTCCAGTTGATCTTATCTCGACTGACACACAACTCGTATTTGGAGCATTGGCCACACACCAACGTGTTgacatctgacacacacacgcacacgcgcacacacacacacacacacacacacacacacacacacacacacacacacacacagtttattcAGTTATTTAGTATCTCCActtcttgtttctttctttcatttgatgAAAAACCTGTAAAAATATCTTATTTAAATCAAACACGCTGAACAGAATCTTTTTCAGCCTGTGAATGACACAGCTGTTACTGTTTTGTATTAATGTTTATCGTTTGAATTCCTCTTCATCTGTGTTATTTCCAGCTCTCAGGATGTGTTTTTCAATGTACAGCCACTGTTTCAACTTCAATTTAAGGAagtggtttttctttttatctcatTCAGCATCTGTAGCAACAAGTGGCATTCGAATGTCGACCATATCAAATGTAAAACCGCCAAAAACTCGACAATCTTATCAGATAATGAAATATTCAAGTCCACATTGTCACACCTTATTAATAATGTAATGTGTTATTTCCGCAGTGCTTGGCTGAAGTTGTATTAACAGCAGCTAATAATGCACTGAAGGGGACTGAGCAGCTGACGGAGGCTCGGTGATGGAGGATGAACAGGGTGAAGTGGGATTAGCAGGCAGAACCGACGATATGCCGATGACACTGAGCTGTCCGTGAGCAGCAGCAACTTGCTTTCCTACCTGCGCAGTAGGCCAGGTAGCAGGTGGAGGGCATGGTGAACTTGTAGACGTAGTAGTTCCCCGGACACTTCTTCACCTGGATGGGGGTGGACAGGAAGGCGCAGCACTTGTCCTTCCAGTGGCCGCAGACGTTGCGGGTGACGACGCCGTCCCTCCTCCTGGGGTGGGGCCCGGCCAGCCACAGGGGGGCGTGAGTGCCGCACTTGTTGACGGGCACGCAGCGTTCGGGCATCTGCAGACTCCTGCCGTTGTAGAAGAGGCGGTACCAGCCTGTGACGGGGGAGGGATCATCAGTGTCAGGGTGGTGACGGGGGCAccaaggacctgcagcaggcggcgaggacctgcagcagcaccgaggacctgcagcaggtggtgaggacctgcagcagcaccgagGACCTGCAGCAAGCGACgaagacctgcagcagcaccgaggacctgcagcagcacagaggacCTGCAGCAAGAGgcgaggacctgcagcaggtggcgaggacctgcagcagcaccgaggacctgcagcaggcggcaaggacctgcagcagcaccgaggacctgcagcagcaccgaggacctgcagcaggcggcGAGGACTTGCAGCAGCAccgaggacctgcagcagcaccaaggacctgcagcaggcagcgaggatctgcagcagcaccaaggacctgcagcaggcggtgaggaactgcagcagcaccgaggacctgcagcagcaccgaggacctgcagcaggcggcgaggacctgcagcagcaccgaggacctgcagcaggcggcgaggacctgcagcaggcggcgaggacctgcagcagcaccgagGACCTGCAACAGGCGgcgaggacctgcagcagcaccgaggacctgcagcagcaccaaggacctgcagcaggcggcgaggacctgcagcagcaccgaggacctgcagcagcaccgaggacctgcagcagcattgaggacctgcagcagcaccgaggacctgcagcagcaccaaggacctgcagcaggcggcgaggacctgcagcagcaccgaggacctgcagcagcaccgaggacctgcagcagcattgaggacctgcagcagcaccaagGACCTGCAACAGGCGGCGAGGACCTGCAGTAGCAccgaggacctgcagcagcaccaaggacctgcagcaggcggcGAGGTCCTGCAGCAGGCGAcaaagacctgcagcagcaccgaggacctgcagcaggtggtgaggacctgcagcaggcgacgaagacctgcagcaggtggtgaggaGCTACAGCAGCACTGAAGACCTGCAGCAACACTGAGGACCTGCAGCAAGCGGCAAGGACCTACAGCAACAttgaggacctgcagcaggtggtgaggcTGGAACCAGAAACCCAAACACTTGGTAAATGTTGCTACCTGCCCATTTGACGTGGCGGTCACACATTTTGCTCTTCGTGGAGGAGTTGGTGGCGCGCCAGGCCTGGTCCAGGACTGTGTAGTGGAAGCAGGGGTCCAG
This genomic window contains:
- the LOC115393387 gene encoding uncharacterized protein LOC115393387, which produces MGALALAVFVTLSSCVSVCCSGNTHSAEETLRMEKKPQAAAVKELQTSECEEATHDHEALAQILETNPEEPAEEAAGSATCGEDDEEEDGFSPSEAHRRDLDPCFHYTVLDQAWRATNSSTKSKMCDRHVKWAGWYRLFYNGRSLQMPERCVPVNKCGTHAPLWLAGPHPRRRDGVVTRNVCGHWKDKCCAFLSTPIQVKKCPGNYYVYKFTMPSTCYLAYCADVNTLVCGQCSKYELCVSRDKINWRCKKKNTIPMKVHFFASFPAPLTGKVKRIKYSRVLVNTGRAFNRWSGVFRAPVRGVYQFFFSTQASGAGLKTDLWLVVNDYWVAVSRTLLPRASSAGSLSTYMTLLNRGAVVYVTQDGGQSWADAASVTITFGGSLLVQWRESE